The Lactuca sativa cultivar Salinas chromosome 2, Lsat_Salinas_v11, whole genome shotgun sequence genome includes a window with the following:
- the LOC128132094 gene encoding uncharacterized protein LOC128132094: MPPNFFVSHALEEGQDWRAFMAGIATYPNFMVAWWDVDTVLLPIHSSPNHWLFGELRLASMEVHIYDSLGRGAYEKFQSEGIFSKFERRVANYLDKIKYWARRNIPRIPLNMQFIYEENVPQQSSHLGDCGVFLCMFMEQLVSGQPIRVLIDPKNAALEFRLRMAKIIWGSSLAPL; this comes from the exons atgcctccaaatttttttgtttctcatgctttggaagaaggacaggactggagggcgtttatggctggtattgctacataccccaacttcatggttgcttggtgggatgttgatacg gtcttattgccgattcattcatcccctaatcattggctatttggggaactacgattagcgtcaatggaagtgcatatttatgacagtcttggtagaggtgcttatgaaaaattccaatccgaaggaatcttttccaaatttgaacgtcgggtggcaaattatttggacaagattaagtattgggcccggaggaacatcccaaggattccattgaatatgcaattcatttatgaagaaaacgttccccaacaaagtagtcatttgggagattgcggtgtttttctttgtatgtttatggagcaattggtttcaggtcaaccaatacgtgttcttattgacccaaagaacgcagctttagagttccgtctccggatggcaaaaattatttgggggtctagtcttgctcctctgtag